In the genome of Neofelis nebulosa isolate mNeoNeb1 chromosome 6, mNeoNeb1.pri, whole genome shotgun sequence, one region contains:
- the ATXN1 gene encoding ataxin-1, with product MKSNQERSNECLPPKKREIPATSRPSEEKAAAAPSDNHRAEAVAWLPGNPGGRGHGGGRHGPAGAPVELGLQQGIGLHKALSAGLDYSPPSAPRSVPATTTLPAAYPPPQSGTPVSPVQYAHLPHTFQFIGSSQYSGPYAGFIPSQLISPTASPVTSAVASAAGATTPSQRSQLEAYSTLLANMGSLSQASGHKAEQQHLGRTSGLGPPGSPPPTQQNQYVHISSSPQSAGRTASPPAIPVHLHPHQTMIPHTLTLGPSPQVVVQYTDSGGHFVPREAAKKADSGRLQAMQAKELLNGEMEKGRRYGAPSSADLGLVKAGKSLPHPYESRHVVVHPSAADYGGRDSSGVRASVMVLPTSSAPAADLEVQPVTHREASPSTLNDKSGLHLGKPGHRSYALSPQQALGPEGVKAAAVATLSPHTVIQTTHSASEPLPVGLPATAFYAGTQAPVIGYLSSQQQAITYAGSLPQHLVIPGTQPLLIPVGGADVEGSGAAPAIATSSPQFAAVPHTFVTTALPKNENFSPEALATQAAYPAMVQAQIHLPVVQSVASPAAAPPTLPPYFMKGSIIQLANGELKKVEDLKTEDFIQSAEISSDLKIDSSTVERIEDSHHPGVAVIQFAVGEHRAQVSVEVLVEYPFFVFGQGWSSCCPERTSQLFDLPCSKLSVGDVCISLTLKNLKNGSVKKGPPVDPASVLLKHSKTDSLAGSRHRYTEQENGINQGSAPMLSENGELKFPEKIALPAASLLTKIEPSKPTATRKRRWSAPETRKLEKSEDEPPLTLPKPSLIPQEVKICIEGRSNVGK from the exons ATGAAATCCAACCAAGAGCGGAGCAACGAATGCCTGCCTCCCAAGAAGCGCGAGATCCCCGCCACCAGCCGGCCTTCGGAGGAGAAGGCCGCCGCGGCGCCCAGCGACAACCACCGGGCGGAGGCCGTGGCATGGCTCCCCGGCAACCCGGGGGGCCGCGGCCACGGGGGCGGCAGGCACGGCCCGGCGGGGGCCCCGGTGGAGCTGGGTTTACAGCAGGGAATAGGTTTACACAAAGCGCTGTCCGCGGGGCTGGACTACTCCCCGCCCAGCGCGCCCAGGTCCGTGCCGGCGACCACCACGCTGCCCGCCGCGTACCCTCCCCCGCAGTCGGGGACGCCGGTGTCCCCCGTGCAGTACGCTCACCTGCCGCACACTTTCCAGTTCATCGGGTCCTCCCAGTACAGCGGGCCCTACGCCGGGTTCATCCCTTCGCAGCTGATCTCCCCGACGGCCAGCCCCGTCACCAGTGCCGTGGCCTCGGCCGCGGGGGCCACCACTCCATCCCAGCGCTCCCAGCTGGAAGCCTATTCCACTCTGCTGGCCAACATGGGCAGTCTGAGCCAAGCCTCGGGACACAAGGCTGAGCAGCAGCACCTGGGCAGGACGTCGGGGCTCGGCCCCCCGgggtccccccctcccacccagcaaAACCAGTACGTGCACATCTCCAGCTCTCCGCAGAGCGCCGGGCGCACGGCGTCCCCTCCGGCCATCCCCGTCCACCTGCACCCGCACCAGACGATGATCCCACACACGCTCACCCTGGGGCCCTCCCCCCAGGTCGTAGTGCAATACACCGACTCCGGCGGCCACTTCGTCCCGCGGGAGGCCGCCAAGAAAGCCGACAGCGGCAGGCTGCAGGCCATGCAGGCCAAGGAGCTCCTGAACGGCGAGATGGAGAAGGGCCGCAGGTACGGGGCCCCGAGCTCCGCCGACCTGGGCCTGGTGAAGGCCGGGAAGTCGCTTCCTCACCCGTACGAGTCCAGGCACGTGGTGGTGCACCCGAGCGCCGCGGACTACGGCGGTCGGGACTCCTCGGGGGTCCGGGCCTCTGTGATGGTCCTGCCCACCAGCAGCGCGCCCGCGGCCGACCTGGAGGTGCAGCCGGTCACGCACCGGGAGGCCTCGCCCTCCACCCTCAACGACAAAAGCGGCCTGCATCTAGGGAAGCCCGGGCACCGGTCCTACGCGCTGTCACCCCAACAGGCCCTGGGTCCCGAAGGCGTGAAGGCCGCCGCCGTCGCCACGCTGTCCCCCCACACGGTCATCCAGACCACCCACAGCGCCTCGGAGCCACTCCCGGTCGGACTGCCGGCCACCGCCTTCTACGCGGGGACCCAAGCGCCGGTCATCGGCTACCTGAGCAGCCAGCAGCAGGCGATCACGTACGCCGGCAGCCTGCCCCAGCACCTGGTGATCCCCGGCACGCAGCCCCTGCTCATCCCGGTCGGCGGCGCCGACGTGGAGGGCTCGGGAGCCGCCCCCGCCATCGCCACGTCGTCGCCCCAGTTCGCGGCAGTGCCTCACACGTTCGTCACCACCGCCCTCCCCAAGAACGAGAACTTCAGCCCGGAGGCCCTGGCCACGCAGGCCGCCTACCCAGCCATGGTGCAGGCCCAGATCCACCTGCCCGTGGTGCAGTCCGTGGCGTCCCCCGCCGCCGCGCCCCCCACGCTGCCCCCCTACTTCATGAAAGGCTCCATCATCCAGTTGGCCAACGGGGAGCTGAAGAAGGTGGAGGACTTGAAGACAGAAGACTTCATCCAGAGCGCCGAGATCAGCAGCGACCTGAAGATCGACTCCAGCACCGTGGAGAGGATCGAGGACAGCCACCACCCGGGCGTGGCGGTGATACAGTTTGCCGTCGGGGAGCACCGAGCACAG GTCAGCGTGGAGGTTTTGGTAGAGTACCCTTTTTTTGTGTTTGGACAGGGATGGTCATCCTGCTGTCCAGAGAGAACCAGCCAGCTCTTTGATCTGCCGTGTTCCAAACTCTCTGTTGGGGATGTCTGCATCTCACTGACCCTCAAGAACCTGAAGAACGGCTCTGTTAAAAAGGGCCCGCCCGTGGATCCGGCCAGCGTCCTGCTGAAGCATTCAAAGACGGACAGCCTGGCGGGCAGCAGACACAGGTACACCGAGCAGGAGAACGGCATCAACCAGGGAAGCGCCCCGATGCTGTCCGAGAACGGCGAACTCAAGTTTCCAGAAAAAATAGCATTGCCTGCAGCGTCCCTGCTCACCAAAATCGAACCCAGCAAGCCCACGGCAACCAGGAAGAGGAGGTGGTCGGCGCCCGAGACCCGCAAACTGGAGAAGTCGGAAGACGAGCCACCTTTGACTCTTCCTAAACCTTCTCTAATCCCTCAGGAGGTTAAGATTTGCATCGAAGGCCGGTCTAACGTAGGCAAGTAG